TCCCCGAAGGTCCAGGCACCGTTCATCTCCCCCGACGACCGGGCGGCGATGACCCTGGCCGTCACCCACCTCGTCTCGCTCGGCCACACCCGGGTGGGGCTGGCGCTCGGCCCCAAGCGGTTCGTGCCGGTCCAGCGCAAGATCGAGGGCTTCGTCAGGGCGGTCCAGGAACAGCTGGGCCTCAACCCCGAGACGATCGAGAGCGATCTGGTCCAGCACTCCCTCTACACCCTCGAGGGCGGCCAGGCGGCGACCACGGCGCTGATCGACCGGGGCTGTACGGCGATCGTCTGCGCCAGCGACATGATGGCGCTGGGCGCGATACGGGCGGCCAGGCAGCGCGGTCTGGCAGTGCCCCAGGACATCTCGGTGGTCGGCTTCGACGACTCCCCGCTGATCGCCTTCACCGACCCGCCCCTGACGACCGTCCGCAAGCCGGTCCCCGCGATGGGCCAGGCCGCCGTCCGCACGCTCCTCGAGGAGATCGGCGGGACACCGGCGCCCCACAGCGAGTTCGTGTTCATGCCCGAGCTGGTGGTGCGCGGTTCGACCGCTTCGGCGCCCGGGGACCGAAATCGTCCGTAGGGCGGAGACGTCCGGGTTCTCCCCGGTACGACGGCAGTAGCCGGAGGGGTCCGGCCGTCGTAGAAAGTGCGGGCCGAACCCGACCGAGGGATGATCGGGCCAAGAGGTCTTTTCTGGCAGACTTTGTGTCCATGGGTGAATCGACTGTGACGCCATTGGAAGGCCGTGACCAGGCCCTTCCAGACCCCGTCACGGCCCCGCCCCGGCAGCGCCGCCTCGACCGGCTGCGCAGCCCCCGCCGCCCCCGCCTCTGGTTCGAGATCCTCCTCATCGCGGTGAGCTACTGGACGTACTCACTGGTGCGCAACGCGGTCCCGGAACAACGCTCCGAGGCGCTGCGCAACACGGACTGGATCTGGCGCGTGGAGCACAGCCTCGGCATCGCCGTGGAGGAGTCGGTCAATCACACGGTGAACTCGGTGACCTGGCTCATCGTGGGCATGAACTACTACTACGCGACCCTGCACTTCGTCGTCACGCTGGCCGTCCTGGTCTGGCTCTATCGCAGCCACCCGGGGCGCTACGCGGCGACGCGGCTGGCTCTCTTCGCCACCACGGCCGTGGCCCTGGTGGGCTACTACCTGTACCCGCTGGCGCCCCCGCGGCTGATGCCGGGCGGTGACTTCGTGGACACGGTGATGGTCCACCAGACCTGGGGTTCGATGGCGTCCGGCGACCTCAAGCACATGTCGAACCAGTACGCGGCGATGCCGTCCATGCACATCGGCTGGTCCCTGTGGTGCGGTCTGACCGTGTTCGCGCTGGCCGAGCTGCCCTGGGTGCGCATCCTGGGCCTGCTCTACCCGACCGCGACCCTGGTGGTGATCGTCGCGACGGCCAACCACTTCTGGCTGGACGCCGTGGGCGGCCTCCTCTGCCTGGCGTTCGGCTTCGCGGTGGCCCGCGTCTGGTACGGGGCTCTGCCGTACGCCCTGCCCAGACTCGTGCCACCGAAGGAACCGAAGGGGCCACGGGGGCAGGGCAGGCCCCTGCTCCCCACGAAGGCATGACGCTCGGCGGCACGGCTTGACGCTCGCACGCACCACGGCTTGACGCTCAGCGCTCTCCCGTGTGCACCACGTGTCCCCCGGTCACCGTGAGCCGCACCGGCGCCTCGGCCACCTCGTCCGCCGGGGCCCCGACCGGGTCGAGACCGAGCGCGTGAGGTCGGCCCGGAACCCGACGGGGACCCGGCCCGCCGATCCGCTCTCCCCGGCGGCCGGGGCGGCCACCATGACCCGACCGGCGCGGCACAGCCCGGCCGACGACGCTCAGCGCCTCACCGCGCTTCCGCGGCCCCCCTCAGCGCGTCGATGAACGCGTCCAGCGCGGGCTGCGCCGGTGCCGTCTCGCGGACCACCGCCTGGATGGCCCGTACCGGCACCGGATCACGCACCTCCCGTACGACGACCCCCGGATGCCGGCTGCCGAGCCCCAGCCGGGGCACCAGACTCACGCCCAGCCCGGCGGCGACGAACCCCTGGGCGGTCACGTAGTCCTCGCTCTGCACCGCGAACCGGGGCCGGAACCCGACCACCGCACACGCGTCGAGCTGAGCGTCGAGACAGGGTCCCGGCCACTCGCTGCCCACGAACGCCTCCTCGGCCAGCTCCTCCAGCCGCACGCTCCGCCGCCCGGCGAGCCGGTGCCCGCGCGGCAGGACGGCGAGATAGGGATCGTCGAGCAGGTGCAGCAGCCGTACGCCACCGTCCTGCCGCCCCTCCCTGCCCACCCGCAACGCCAGATCGGCCCGCCCTTCCCGCACCTCCGCCAGCGGATCCTCGGGATCGACGGTCAGCTTCAGCTCGATCCGGACGCCGGGATGCGCCTCCCGCAGCCGCGCCACGGCCGGCGCCACCAGCCCGGCCCCCGCGGTGGCGAAGTACCGCACCCCCAGCCGCCCGGTCCGCCCGGCGAGCAGGTCGGCGAGCGCCGTCTCGGCCTCGGCGACCTGCCGTCCGATGGTGTCCGCGTACTCGGTGAGCAGCAGTCCGGCGGCCGTGGGCCGTACGCCCCGCCCGACCCGCTCCAGCAACGCGGCCCCCGCCTCCTTCTCCAGGGCGGCGATCTGCTGACTGACGGCGGACGGCGTGTACCCCAGCACGGCCGCGGCCCCCGTCACGGACCCGTTCCCCACGACCGCCCGCAACACCTGCATCCGCCGCACATCAAGCATGCAGTACAGCTTAACGAACCATCCAGAACATTTCACTTGTCCTCACAGGTCGGGCGGACGACGGTAGGAACATGCCCCTCGCCTCCACGCTCCGCATGGCCGCGCTCGCCCTCTTCTGGGGCTCCGGCTTCCTCTGGATCAAGCTGGCCCTGACCCACGGCCTGACCCCCGCCCAGATCACCATCGCCCGGTGCGCCCTGGGCACGGCCGTCCTGCTGCTCCTGGCCCGTCGGGCAGGCCAGCGCCTCCCCCGGTCCCGGGCCACCTGGGGCCATCTCGCCGTGGCCGCCCTGTTCTGCAACGCGCTGCCCTTCGCCCTCTTCGCCCTGGGCGAGCAGCATCTCGACTCGGGCATCGCGGGCGTGCTCAACGCCACGACCCCCCTCTGGTCCCTCCTCATCGGCATCGGCCTGGGCACGGACCGAGCCCTGCACCCCGTGCGTCTGACCGGTCTCGTCCTGGGCTTCGCCGGTACCGTCCTGATCTTCGCCCCCTGGCACCACGAGGGCCTGCTCAGCCTGC
The sequence above is a segment of the Streptomyces asoensis genome. Coding sequences within it:
- a CDS encoding LacI family DNA-binding transcriptional regulator, producing the protein MTTRLADIAAQAGVSEATVSRVLNGKPGVAATTRQSVLAALDVLGYERPVRLRQRSAGLVGLITPELENPIFPALAQVIGQALTRQGYTPVLATQTPGGSTEDELTEMLVDRGVAGIIYVSGLHADTTADMQRYEQLRAQGVPFVLVDGFSPKVQAPFISPDDRAAMTLAVTHLVSLGHTRVGLALGPKRFVPVQRKIEGFVRAVQEQLGLNPETIESDLVQHSLYTLEGGQAATTALIDRGCTAIVCASDMMALGAIRAARQRGLAVPQDISVVGFDDSPLIAFTDPPLTTVRKPVPAMGQAAVRTLLEEIGGTPAPHSEFVFMPELVVRGSTASAPGDRNRP
- a CDS encoding phosphatase PAP2 family protein, translated to MGESTVTPLEGRDQALPDPVTAPPRQRRLDRLRSPRRPRLWFEILLIAVSYWTYSLVRNAVPEQRSEALRNTDWIWRVEHSLGIAVEESVNHTVNSVTWLIVGMNYYYATLHFVVTLAVLVWLYRSHPGRYAATRLALFATTAVALVGYYLYPLAPPRLMPGGDFVDTVMVHQTWGSMASGDLKHMSNQYAAMPSMHIGWSLWCGLTVFALAELPWVRILGLLYPTATLVVIVATANHFWLDAVGGLLCLAFGFAVARVWYGALPYALPRLVPPKEPKGPRGQGRPLLPTKA
- a CDS encoding LysR family transcriptional regulator, which gives rise to MLDVRRMQVLRAVVGNGSVTGAAAVLGYTPSAVSQQIAALEKEAGAALLERVGRGVRPTAAGLLLTEYADTIGRQVAEAETALADLLAGRTGRLGVRYFATAGAGLVAPAVARLREAHPGVRIELKLTVDPEDPLAEVREGRADLALRVGREGRQDGGVRLLHLLDDPYLAVLPRGHRLAGRRSVRLEELAEEAFVGSEWPGPCLDAQLDACAVVGFRPRFAVQSEDYVTAQGFVAAGLGVSLVPRLGLGSRHPGVVVREVRDPVPVRAIQAVVRETAPAQPALDAFIDALRGAAEAR